From Paraburkholderia flava, a single genomic window includes:
- a CDS encoding MFS transporter, with protein MSEHSPDLAALPAAHRSLPVATRNRARTATMALFFIAGMMYASWGVHVPTVRDRFHLNAALLSFALLAVAVGSITAMATNGSWIARVGSRRACLAGGLTMSVCGALILIVPSYWLLLIVLMIFGAGMATLDVAMNAEASAVEIALGRPIMSSLHGMFSVGGMAGAAIGGALLSRGMAPAVHLALASAVSALVLFASCPSVLPHVPHAEHPDAHTPRANRWRSPALWALGIFALIALIAEGAMYDWATVYMRDVVVATPAVASAAYAAFSGGMAAARFGGDAIRARFGAPQLIMASASLACAGMIAALVLPNPVVALAGFTMMGIGLANMMPVLFAAAARVKGIHAAEGLAHVAGLAYFGMLLGPVIIGGVAQATNLTIGLSVVALCAALIAVAGPRVLRRLKI; from the coding sequence GTGTCCGAGCATTCCCCCGATCTGGCGGCACTCCCCGCCGCCCACCGCAGTCTGCCCGTCGCTACCCGCAATCGCGCCCGCACCGCAACGATGGCGCTCTTCTTCATCGCCGGGATGATGTACGCGTCGTGGGGCGTTCACGTGCCGACCGTGCGCGATCGCTTCCACCTCAATGCAGCGTTACTGTCGTTCGCGCTGCTCGCGGTAGCCGTCGGATCGATTACGGCGATGGCGACGAACGGATCGTGGATCGCGCGCGTCGGCAGCCGTCGAGCGTGCCTTGCAGGCGGACTGACGATGTCCGTTTGCGGCGCGCTGATCCTGATCGTCCCGTCGTACTGGCTGCTGCTCATCGTGCTCATGATCTTCGGCGCCGGCATGGCGACGCTCGACGTCGCGATGAACGCCGAGGCCAGCGCCGTCGAGATCGCGTTGGGACGTCCGATCATGTCGTCGCTGCACGGGATGTTCAGTGTCGGCGGGATGGCGGGCGCGGCGATCGGCGGCGCGCTGCTGTCGCGTGGGATGGCGCCTGCGGTTCATCTCGCGCTGGCGTCCGCGGTCAGCGCGCTCGTGCTGTTCGCGTCGTGTCCTTCGGTGCTGCCGCACGTGCCGCACGCCGAGCATCCGGACGCGCACACGCCGCGGGCGAACCGCTGGCGCTCGCCCGCGCTGTGGGCACTCGGCATCTTCGCGTTGATCGCGCTGATCGCCGAAGGCGCCATGTACGACTGGGCGACGGTCTACATGCGCGACGTCGTCGTGGCGACGCCGGCTGTCGCGAGCGCGGCCTATGCCGCGTTCTCGGGCGGCATGGCGGCGGCGCGCTTCGGCGGCGACGCAATCCGTGCGCGCTTCGGCGCGCCGCAGCTGATCATGGCGAGCGCGTCGCTCGCGTGCGCCGGGATGATCGCCGCGCTGGTGCTGCCGAATCCCGTCGTCGCGCTCGCCGGCTTCACGATGATGGGCATCGGCCTCGCGAACATGATGCCGGTGCTGTTCGCGGCTGCCGCGCGCGTCAAAGGTATTCACGCAGCGGAGGGGCTCGCGCACGTCGCGGGACTCGCCTATTTCGGGATGCTGCTCGGGCCGGTGATCATCGGCGGCGTCGCGCAGGCGACCAATCTGACGATCGGGCTGTCGGTCGTCGCGCTGTGCGCGGCGTTGATTGCCGTGGCGGGTCCGAGGGTGCTGCGTCGCCTGAAAATCTGA
- a CDS encoding HugZ family protein, which yields MKIPAHAPLHLLHQVAVGTLATHCRDPQGFPYPSVLPFAPDERHRPMLLVSGLAEHTRNLHADSRAGFLVAHAPDGDVLNGPRVTLIGTFERIEPEPAVVRRYLRYHPDAERYLALGDFAFWTMQVDRLRYIGGFGAMGWLDADDLDPLEPLAPDDEAALVERFDDHPRRPATLELAGVDRYGADLKIAGARTRFMFDAPKTDPQALLAAIEDCIERHID from the coding sequence TTGAAGATTCCCGCACACGCACCGCTGCATCTGCTCCATCAGGTTGCTGTCGGTACGCTCGCCACGCACTGCCGCGATCCGCAGGGGTTTCCATACCCGTCCGTGCTGCCGTTCGCACCCGATGAACGGCACCGGCCGATGCTGCTCGTCAGTGGGCTCGCCGAGCACACGCGCAACCTGCATGCGGATTCGCGCGCAGGTTTTCTCGTCGCGCACGCACCGGATGGCGACGTGCTCAACGGGCCGCGCGTGACGCTGATCGGAACGTTCGAGCGGATCGAGCCGGAGCCGGCCGTCGTGCGGCGTTATCTGCGTTACCACCCGGACGCCGAACGCTATCTCGCGCTCGGCGATTTCGCGTTCTGGACGATGCAGGTCGACCGGCTGCGCTATATAGGCGGTTTCGGTGCGATGGGCTGGCTCGACGCCGACGATCTCGATCCGCTCGAACCGCTCGCGCCCGACGACGAAGCCGCGCTCGTCGAACGCTTCGACGATCATCCGCGCCGCCCGGCGACGCTGGAACTTGCCGGCGTCGATCGCTACGGCGCCGACCTGAAAATCGCCGGCGCGCGCACGCGATTCATGTTCGATGCGCCGAAAACCGATCCGCAGGCGTTGCTCGCCGCGATCGAGGATTGCATCGAGCGACACATTGACTGA
- a CDS encoding H-NS family nucleoid-associated regulatory protein has protein sequence MSSYKDLLAQREKLEKQIEEAKAREYAEVLNEIKQKMSDYGITLAELGGGRGKGAKAGRPRAGVAPKYRDPDSGSTWSGRGKPPRWIAGLDREKFLIQK, from the coding sequence ATGTCTTCCTACAAAGACCTTCTCGCGCAGCGAGAAAAGCTGGAAAAGCAGATCGAAGAAGCGAAGGCACGTGAATACGCCGAAGTGCTGAACGAGATCAAGCAGAAAATGTCCGACTACGGTATTACGCTCGCCGAACTCGGCGGCGGCCGTGGCAAGGGTGCCAAGGCAGGCCGGCCGCGCGCAGGCGTTGCGCCGAAATATCGCGATCCTGATAGCGGCAGCACATGGTCCGGCCGCGGCAAACCGCCGCGCTGGATCGCCGGTCTCGACCGTGAAAAATTTCTGATTCAGAAATAA
- a CDS encoding cation diffusion facilitator family transporter, which produces MSSTVAAQSGEKQRVARKTTFVSIVLNAVLSALQIVVGIFAHSQALIADGVHSLSDLVSDFVVLLANRHSGAEPDADHNYGHSRYETVASLFLGALLIAVGVGMLWRAGTRLADLDSIPAVHLSALAVAVLVLVSKESLFRYMLREAQRVRSAMLIANAWHARSDAASSLVVALGIVGSLAGVRLLDPIAAAIVGFMVARMGWVFGWDALQDLSDRALDETASADIRALLVATPGVRGVHELRTRKTGDFALVDAHILVDPLISVSEGHYIAESARARLLADARVLDALIHVDPENDALARPPIGLPSRDVVIVEVDSALAGSGIVADDVNLHYLSTGLDVELTLRPAIEDGHDEAWLARVDLEDLRRRLGARRLNVLRPVPQRMMPASVERNVT; this is translated from the coding sequence ATGTCCTCGACCGTAGCCGCTCAATCCGGCGAGAAACAGCGGGTTGCGCGAAAAACCACTTTCGTCAGTATCGTGCTCAATGCTGTGTTGAGCGCGTTGCAGATCGTCGTCGGTATATTTGCCCACTCTCAGGCGCTCATTGCGGATGGCGTGCATTCGCTGTCCGATCTCGTATCCGATTTTGTCGTGCTGCTTGCCAACCGGCATAGCGGTGCCGAGCCCGACGCCGATCACAATTATGGTCACAGCCGGTATGAGACCGTCGCGTCGTTGTTTCTCGGCGCGCTGCTGATTGCCGTCGGCGTCGGGATGCTGTGGCGCGCGGGCACCCGGCTCGCCGATCTCGATTCGATTCCGGCAGTTCATCTGAGCGCACTGGCCGTTGCCGTGCTCGTGCTGGTTTCGAAGGAAAGCCTGTTTCGCTACATGCTGCGCGAGGCGCAGCGGGTGCGTTCCGCGATGCTGATCGCGAACGCGTGGCATGCGCGTTCGGATGCGGCGTCGTCGCTGGTCGTGGCGCTTGGCATCGTCGGCAGCCTGGCTGGCGTGCGGCTGCTCGATCCGATCGCGGCGGCGATCGTCGGGTTTATGGTCGCGCGGATGGGGTGGGTGTTCGGTTGGGACGCGTTGCAGGATCTGTCCGACCGCGCGCTCGACGAAACCGCATCCGCCGATATCCGCGCGCTGCTGGTCGCGACGCCCGGCGTGCGCGGCGTGCACGAACTACGCACACGCAAGACCGGCGATTTCGCGCTGGTCGACGCGCACATCCTCGTCGATCCGCTGATTTCGGTTTCGGAGGGGCACTACATCGCTGAGTCGGCGCGGGCGCGGCTGCTTGCCGATGCGCGCGTGCTCGACGCGCTGATCCACGTCGACCCGGAAAACGATGCGCTCGCGCGACCGCCCATCGGCCTGCCGTCGCGCGACGTGGTGATCGTCGAGGTCGACAGCGCGCTCGCCGGTAGTGGCATCGTTGCCGACGACGTCAATCTTCACTATCTAAGTACCGGCCTCGACGTCGAGCTGACTTTGCGGCCTGCGATTGAAGACGGGCACGACGAAGCGTGGCTTGCGCGTGTCGATCTCGAGGATTTACGGCGCCGGCTCGGCGCACGTCGTCTGAACGTGCTGCGCCCGGTACCGCAGCGAATGATGCCCGCGAGCGTGGAGCGCAACGTCACCTGA
- a CDS encoding Lrp/AsnC family transcriptional regulator encodes MTLDTFSQKILRLLQLDARRSVQEISDQVGLSSTPCWRRIKDMEQSGVIQRYTALLDREKLGLHVCALAHIHLTRHTEGGVEQFEREIATCPEVTECYSTTGESDYILKIVAPDIKAYDSFLHERIFKIPAVAQVRTSVVLREIKFDTQLPL; translated from the coding sequence TTGACACTCGATACGTTCTCTCAAAAGATCCTGCGTCTTTTGCAGCTTGACGCCCGCCGTTCGGTCCAGGAAATCTCCGATCAGGTCGGGCTGTCGAGCACACCCTGCTGGCGGCGGATCAAGGACATGGAGCAGTCCGGCGTGATCCAGCGCTACACGGCGTTGCTCGATCGCGAGAAGCTCGGCCTGCACGTCTGCGCGCTCGCGCACATCCATCTCACACGGCACACCGAAGGCGGCGTCGAACAGTTCGAACGCGAAATCGCCACCTGTCCCGAAGTCACCGAGTGCTACAGCACGACCGGCGAGTCCGACTACATCCTCAAGATCGTCGCGCCGGACATCAAGGCGTACGACTCGTTCCTGCACGAACGCATCTTTAAGATTCCCGCCGTCGCGCAGGTCCGTACGAGCGTCGTGCTGCGCGAAATCAAGTTCGATACGCAGTTGCCGCTGTAA
- a CDS encoding exonuclease, producing MSSEIYVSTDVEADGPIPGPHSMLSFASAAYTEDKRLVATFSANLELLEGAAPHPVQAAWWKTQPEAWAACRLDLQQPEAALIAYVDWVEALPGKPVFVAMPAGFDFTFMFWYMMRFVGRCPFSWSALDIKTLAFAMTGLPYRKCIKPRLPKHWFDDHPHTHVALDDAIEQGALFCNMLAELRASQAAGTIAANDAAPDATGTDGDGSAQKAADSGAN from the coding sequence ATGAGCTCGGAGATCTACGTCAGCACCGATGTCGAAGCGGATGGTCCGATCCCCGGCCCGCATTCGATGCTGAGTTTCGCGTCGGCCGCGTACACCGAGGACAAGCGCCTCGTCGCCACGTTCTCGGCGAATCTGGAGTTGCTCGAAGGCGCGGCGCCGCATCCGGTGCAGGCCGCGTGGTGGAAGACCCAGCCCGAAGCATGGGCCGCGTGCCGGCTCGACCTGCAGCAGCCCGAGGCCGCGCTGATCGCCTACGTCGACTGGGTCGAGGCGTTGCCCGGCAAGCCGGTGTTCGTCGCGATGCCGGCGGGTTTCGATTTCACGTTCATGTTCTGGTACATGATGCGTTTCGTCGGACGCTGTCCGTTCTCGTGGTCGGCGCTCGACATCAAGACGCTCGCCTTCGCGATGACCGGGCTGCCTTATCGCAAGTGCATCAAGCCGCGTCTGCCGAAGCACTGGTTCGACGATCACCCGCACACCCACGTCGCGCTCGACGACGCGATCGAGCAAGGCGCGCTCTTCTGCAACATGCTCGCCGAGCTGCGCGCGTCGCAGGCTGCGGGCACTATTGCCGCCAATGACGCAGCGCCCGATGCGACCGGAACTGATGGGGACGGCTCAGCACAAAAAGCCGCCGACAGCGGAGCAAATTAG
- a CDS encoding MBL fold metallo-hydrolase, which yields MKVTLIPVTPFQQNCSLLVCEATGRAAVVDPGGDLDRIQNEVARQSVEVEKVLLTHGHIDHCAGAKTLAAHYGVPIEGPHPDERFWLDQLPAQSTRFGFPAAEAFAPDRWLDDGDTAQFGDTLLEVYHCPGHTPGHIVFFSREHRLALVGDVLFAGSIGRTDFPRGNHGDLIRSIREKLWPLGDDVTFVPGHGPTSTFGVERRSNPYVADGVSA from the coding sequence ATGAAAGTCACATTGATCCCGGTCACTCCGTTCCAGCAGAACTGCTCGTTGCTCGTTTGCGAGGCGACCGGCCGCGCAGCCGTCGTCGATCCAGGCGGCGATCTCGATCGCATCCAGAACGAGGTCGCGCGGCAATCGGTCGAAGTCGAAAAGGTGTTGCTGACGCACGGTCACATCGATCACTGCGCGGGCGCGAAAACGCTCGCCGCGCATTACGGCGTGCCGATCGAAGGCCCGCATCCGGACGAGCGCTTCTGGCTCGACCAGTTGCCGGCACAGAGCACGCGCTTCGGCTTTCCTGCTGCCGAGGCATTCGCACCGGACCGCTGGCTCGACGACGGCGACACCGCGCAGTTCGGCGACACGCTGCTCGAGGTCTATCACTGCCCCGGTCACACGCCCGGACACATCGTGTTTTTCAGTCGCGAGCATCGGCTGGCACTGGTCGGCGACGTGCTGTTCGCCGGCTCGATCGGGCGCACCGATTTTCCGCGCGGCAATCACGGCGACCTGATCCGTTCGATCCGCGAAAAACTCTGGCCGCTCGGCGACGACGTGACGTTCGTGCCCGGTCACGGCCCGACGTCGACGTTCGGTGTAGAACGCCGCAGCAACCCGTATGTCGCGGACGGAGTCAGCGCATGA
- a CDS encoding septal ring lytic transglycosylase RlpA family protein: MKTRLSRRIGSLFAFFVLSGCAMPPGPADQAANPALSTKSARSTAAPVAYGGAFAVPTPDVSANDKSDKSLSDAEPLTDGPNVADFRQTGRASWYGGRFHGRRTANGERYDMHALTAAHRTLPMGSYVRVTNPATSRSVVVRINDRGPYARGRIIDLSLAAARELDLQHAGTARVKIEGLSQQEARAARNETLAANSEK; encoded by the coding sequence ATGAAAACTCGGTTGTCCCGACGTATCGGGAGTCTTTTTGCCTTTTTTGTGCTGAGCGGTTGCGCGATGCCTCCAGGCCCCGCCGATCAGGCCGCCAACCCGGCGCTCAGCACGAAGAGCGCCCGCTCGACGGCCGCGCCGGTCGCTTACGGCGGCGCGTTCGCGGTGCCGACGCCCGACGTCTCCGCAAACGACAAGTCCGACAAATCGCTGTCCGATGCCGAACCGCTGACGGATGGCCCGAACGTGGCCGACTTCCGTCAGACCGGTCGCGCGTCGTGGTACGGCGGCCGCTTCCATGGCCGGCGCACCGCGAACGGCGAGCGCTACGACATGCACGCGCTGACCGCTGCGCACCGCACGCTGCCGATGGGCTCGTACGTGCGCGTGACCAATCCGGCGACGTCGCGCTCGGTGGTCGTGCGGATCAACGATCGCGGACCGTACGCACGCGGCCGCATAATCGATTTGTCCTTGGCGGCTGCGCGCGAACTCGATCTGCAGCATGCCGGCACGGCGCGCGTGAAGATTGAAGGATTGAGTCAGCAGGAAGCGCGAGCTGCGCGTAATGAGACGCTCGCGGCGAATTCCGAGAAGTAA
- the rsmI gene encoding 16S rRNA (cytidine(1402)-2'-O)-methyltransferase, whose product MTPLSELAQGQQYPASALYVVATPIGNVADITLRALHVLGLADRIAAEDTRNTGQLLARYGISKPLVAVHQHNERAAAQRIVEYLQAGERVAYVSDAGTPGISDPGAKLVDAVREAGFPVVPLPGASALATALSAAGDWAEQFSFLGFLPPKTKQRATALQALATHPYAMVFYEAPHRIVETVTALAEAFGGERRLLIARELTKLHETLHCCTLAEGPTWLAEDPNRQRGEFVVIVEGKGSQAADDEHSHDALLGVLLEELSVSSAVRVAASITGASRNVLYARALALGKN is encoded by the coding sequence ATGACTCCCCTTTCCGAACTCGCACAAGGCCAGCAGTACCCCGCGTCCGCGCTCTACGTCGTCGCGACGCCGATCGGCAACGTCGCCGACATCACGTTGCGCGCGCTGCACGTGCTCGGACTCGCGGACCGCATCGCCGCAGAGGACACGCGCAACACCGGTCAACTGCTCGCGCGCTACGGCATCTCGAAGCCGCTCGTCGCCGTGCATCAGCACAACGAGCGCGCGGCCGCGCAACGCATCGTCGAGTATCTGCAGGCCGGCGAGCGCGTCGCTTATGTGTCCGACGCGGGGACGCCCGGTATTTCCGATCCCGGTGCCAAGCTCGTCGACGCTGTGCGCGAGGCCGGTTTTCCGGTCGTGCCGTTGCCAGGCGCGAGCGCGCTCGCCACCGCGCTGAGTGCAGCCGGCGACTGGGCAGAGCAATTTTCTTTTCTCGGCTTCCTGCCGCCGAAGACGAAGCAGCGCGCGACCGCCCTTCAAGCGCTCGCCACGCATCCGTATGCGATGGTGTTCTACGAAGCGCCGCATCGAATCGTCGAAACCGTCACTGCGCTCGCTGAAGCATTCGGCGGCGAACGACGTCTGTTGATCGCCCGCGAGCTGACGAAATTACATGAGACGCTGCACTGCTGCACCCTGGCCGAAGGGCCAACGTGGCTCGCAGAAGATCCGAACCGGCAGCGCGGCGAATTCGTCGTGATCGTGGAAGGGAAGGGATCGCAAGCGGCCGACGACGAACACAGTCACGACGCGCTGCTGGGTGTGCTGCTGGAGGAGTTGTCGGTGAGCAGCGCCGTGCGGGTGGCTGCATCGATCACCGGCGCGTCGCGCAACGTACTGTACGCACGCGCGCTCGCGCTCGGAAAAAACTGA
- a CDS encoding YraN family protein, whose amino-acid sequence MGRNTQTDKARPPLCHAGAGAPDDATSPDRQATRSVGAAFEARALTFLQQQRLRFVARNVTCRGGEIDLVMRDRDGTLVFVEVRARTRRGYGGAAASVGWHKRQRLLRAAEHVLAGGIAGCGDSTPACRFDVVAFESGRLVWLRDAFRADDR is encoded by the coding sequence ATGGGACGGAACACGCAGACAGATAAAGCAAGGCCGCCATTGTGCCACGCGGGCGCAGGCGCTCCGGACGATGCAACGTCACCGGACAGACAAGCGACACGATCCGTCGGCGCCGCATTCGAAGCACGAGCGCTCACGTTTCTTCAGCAGCAGCGACTACGCTTCGTGGCACGCAACGTGACGTGTCGCGGCGGCGAGATCGACCTCGTGATGCGCGACCGCGACGGCACGCTCGTGTTCGTCGAAGTGCGCGCGCGTACGCGGCGCGGTTACGGCGGCGCTGCTGCGAGCGTCGGCTGGCACAAGCGACAGCGGCTGCTGCGTGCGGCCGAGCATGTTCTTGCCGGCGGCATCGCGGGTTGCGGTGACTCCACGCCGGCCTGCCGGTTCGACGTCGTCGCGTTCGAAAGCGGACGACTCGTCTGGCTGCGCGACGCATTTCGCGCCGACGACCGCTAA
- a CDS encoding SIS domain-containing protein, whose protein sequence is MSVERIQQHFRDSAAVQLEALETLSMPIAAAIDTMFAALANGNRILACGNGASAAGAQYFAALLVGGFERERPALPAIALSADAIVLTAIANAEAFEQIFAKQVRALGQLGDVLLAIDASGDAANVRAAIDDAHEREMTVVALTAGDGGSIGEALIDTDVHLCVPTARAARIQEIHLLTIHCLCDGIDAMLLGED, encoded by the coding sequence ATGTCAGTCGAACGCATTCAACAGCACTTCCGCGACAGCGCGGCTGTGCAACTCGAAGCCCTGGAAACGCTGTCGATGCCGATCGCCGCGGCCATCGACACGATGTTCGCCGCGCTTGCCAACGGCAATCGCATTCTCGCGTGCGGCAACGGCGCGTCGGCTGCCGGCGCGCAGTACTTTGCCGCGCTGCTCGTCGGTGGATTCGAGCGCGAACGGCCGGCGTTGCCGGCCATCGCGCTCTCCGCCGATGCCATCGTGCTGACCGCGATCGCCAACGCCGAAGCGTTCGAGCAGATCTTCGCGAAACAGGTACGCGCGCTCGGTCAGCTGGGCGACGTGCTGCTCGCGATCGACGCATCGGGTGACGCCGCAAACGTCCGCGCCGCAATCGACGATGCGCACGAACGCGAGATGACCGTCGTCGCGCTGACTGCCGGCGACGGCGGTTCGATCGGCGAAGCGCTGATAGATACCGACGTCCACCTGTGCGTACCGACGGCACGCGCCGCGCGCATCCAGGAAATCCATTTGCTGACCATTCACTGCCTGTGCGACGGCATCGATGCCATGTTGCTCGGCGAAGATTGA
- a CDS encoding BON domain-containing protein, which yields MSAYRVRKTLVRTTLVVSLAAGLAATLQGCVLAVAGAAGGGALMATDRRTLGAQTEDREIQVKALAQLSNNLPDAAHTNVTVFNRRVLITGEVPDDASKQKAETMIRGLNNVNSIANELAVQPASSFSSRTNDTYLEGRVKTALIGEKNLSANNFKVVCERGIIYLLGLVTVDEGNRGADAASRVPGVVQVVKVFQYIQSPEAAAAAVAASTVSAPDAASVPAVSEPTTSAIPDSTVSARPLDQQSPAPVTSSGAVHPGNPAAPKQ from the coding sequence ATGAGCGCATACCGCGTCAGAAAAACGCTTGTACGGACCACGCTCGTGGTGAGCCTCGCGGCCGGACTGGCCGCGACGTTACAGGGCTGTGTGCTGGCTGTCGCCGGCGCGGCGGGCGGCGGCGCGCTGATGGCGACCGACCGGCGCACGCTCGGCGCGCAGACCGAAGACCGCGAGATCCAGGTGAAGGCGCTGGCGCAGCTCAGCAACAACCTGCCCGACGCGGCGCACACCAACGTCACCGTGTTCAACCGGCGCGTGCTGATCACCGGCGAAGTACCGGACGATGCGTCGAAGCAGAAAGCCGAGACGATGATCCGCGGACTGAACAACGTCAACTCGATCGCCAACGAACTCGCGGTGCAGCCGGCCAGCTCGTTCTCATCGCGGACCAACGACACGTATCTCGAAGGCCGCGTGAAGACCGCGCTGATCGGCGAGAAGAATCTGTCCGCGAACAACTTCAAGGTGGTGTGCGAGCGCGGCATCATCTATCTGCTGGGCCTCGTGACCGTCGACGAAGGGAATCGCGGCGCCGATGCGGCGAGCCGCGTGCCGGGTGTCGTGCAGGTCGTGAAGGTGTTCCAGTACATCCAGTCGCCGGAAGCGGCGGCCGCTGCGGTGGCGGCATCGACGGTCTCGGCGCCGGATGCGGCATCCGTACCGGCCGTGAGCGAACCGACGACCAGCGCGATACCGGATTCAACGGTGAGCGCGCGTCCGCTCGATCAGCAATCCCCCGCGCCGGTGACGAGTTCGGGCGCCGTGCATCCTGGCAATCCGGCCGCGCCGAAGCAATGA
- a CDS encoding c-type cytochrome has protein sequence MSVAVLRRAVFVLSVALLAGSSVARAADVPAGQLVASRNACMGCHAVDRKLVGPAFQQIAAKYRGDLQAQGKLERKVKDGGSGVWGVIPMPSHPSMSEADIRVVVGWVLAGAPAK, from the coding sequence ATGAGCGTGGCGGTTTTGAGGCGCGCGGTTTTTGTATTGAGCGTCGCGTTGCTGGCTGGTTCTTCGGTTGCTCGTGCGGCCGATGTACCGGCCGGGCAACTCGTCGCGAGTCGCAATGCGTGCATGGGTTGTCATGCGGTGGATCGCAAGCTCGTCGGCCCTGCGTTTCAGCAGATCGCCGCGAAATATCGGGGCGATCTGCAGGCTCAGGGCAAGCTCGAGCGCAAGGTCAAGGACGGTGGATCGGGCGTGTGGGGTGTGATCCCGATGCCCTCCCATCCTTCGATGAGCGAGGCGGATATCCGGGTTGTCGTCGGCTGGGTATTGGCGGGCGCGCCGGCGAAGTGA
- a CDS encoding lysozyme inhibitor LprI family protein, giving the protein MLAKYIVVAGLIALSISPCGAAETEPIDNALQTCLAQKENETTAGMVECYGKAYAAWDKELNRTYDQLSRSLDPASRDRLRAAQRQWVAFRDADTAFQRQEFIIGNGKYGTLTRVTLIADNVDMVRKRVMTLRTYANPD; this is encoded by the coding sequence ATGCTCGCAAAGTACATCGTTGTTGCCGGCCTGATCGCGCTTTCCATTTCCCCCTGCGGGGCAGCAGAAACCGAGCCGATCGATAACGCTCTGCAGACCTGCCTTGCGCAAAAGGAAAATGAAACCACTGCAGGGATGGTCGAATGTTATGGCAAGGCCTACGCAGCCTGGGACAAAGAGCTGAACCGTACCTACGATCAATTGTCCCGATCGCTCGACCCGGCATCGCGTGACCGGCTTCGCGCGGCACAGCGTCAATGGGTGGCTTTCCGCGACGCCGATACGGCCTTTCAGCGTCAGGAATTCATCATCGGTAACGGGAAGTACGGCACGCTGACTCGCGTCACGCTCATTGCCGATAACGTCGACATGGTTCGCAAACGGGTGATGACACTTCGAACCTATGCGAACCCCGACTGA
- a CDS encoding lysozyme inhibitor LprI family protein: protein MKTRLSLLLLLAVASTQTWSAEPASANSPYSKDYAACVKKAGPPGFYDQSATARCDEAEVKFQKARINTAYNKILKMWANDPASIDKLNKAQKDWVQWRDNTYALLQENGGSNGQVVYIVSSGFLLKSLADQANLLEGILTANGGN from the coding sequence ATGAAAACGCGCCTCTCCCTCCTCCTGCTACTCGCCGTCGCCTCCACCCAGACATGGAGCGCCGAGCCTGCATCCGCAAACAGCCCTTACTCAAAAGACTACGCAGCCTGCGTTAAAAAAGCCGGCCCCCCGGGCTTCTACGACCAATCCGCTACCGCCCGCTGCGACGAAGCCGAGGTCAAATTCCAGAAAGCCCGAATCAACACCGCCTACAACAAGATCCTGAAGATGTGGGCCAACGACCCCGCATCGATCGACAAGCTGAACAAGGCGCAAAAAGACTGGGTGCAATGGCGGGACAACACGTACGCGTTGCTGCAGGAGAACGGCGGCTCGAACGGCCAGGTGGTCTACATCGTCAGCTCCGGCTTTCTGCTGAAGTCACTGGCCGATCAGGCGAATCTGCTGGAAGGCATTCTCACCGCGAACGGCGGAAACTGA
- a CDS encoding nuclear transport factor 2 family protein → MVSNAPAAFAHDTAKEARNKEVVLAFYEKGLNQKDADAALKYVGPRYTQHNPLAADGPEGFRKVIEYLKEKYPNSHSEITKVFTDGDYVILHVHAVREPGASRGLAIVDIFKLEDSKIVEHWDVIQPIPEKSANGNSMFEE, encoded by the coding sequence ATGGTTTCGAATGCTCCAGCGGCCTTTGCGCACGATACCGCGAAAGAAGCCCGTAACAAGGAAGTCGTGCTGGCGTTCTACGAAAAAGGCTTGAATCAGAAAGATGCGGATGCCGCGCTGAAGTATGTCGGGCCACGGTATACGCAGCACAATCCATTGGCTGCCGATGGGCCTGAAGGCTTTCGGAAGGTCATCGAATATCTGAAGGAGAAGTACCCGAACTCGCATAGCGAGATCACCAAGGTATTCACCGATGGCGACTATGTGATCCTGCACGTGCATGCGGTGCGCGAACCGGGCGCGTCGCGTGGTCTTGCGATCGTCGATATCTTCAAGCTCGAGGACTCGAAAATCGTCGAGCATTGGGACGTGATTCAGCCGATTCCCGAGAAGTCGGCGAATGGGAATTCGATGTTTGAGGAGTGA